In Haloarcula salinisoli, one genomic interval encodes:
- a CDS encoding homing endonuclease associated repeat-containing protein → MTLEEWMRQKESLESDRTASEKQRQSEDRPAVYTVSEALMSSFDRICEGLPLTVGQTSHSGLQAEYIGVIRRVDESLDRVITAADIERETQYNIAHITETFGGWHAALEAAGIEIESQVRLEIARLYRELGHPPSPAEMNEHGYLSSTMVANTFDSYDQAVEQVVSTSDPTPYRDGLASHTARIVPAGTLLADYTDRLPAPAAVTERTGTALRRTRDSSTRVIETVATRVSEIDSPSALSGAALLPDAPTRSVQTVLPDTGESFGRLRETATDVSQERRDFLKYAGLSVTIAAGTSSSDVLFGSDSDPEYALSFGYGGIPLGSSGQSDGDSQAGAPAPQPTTTAEQTQTPADTQTPVTERTPTPTATTTPTPDDSTAGDNSTGSDSGTTSGTSDTDTTTDSDTSTSSGSTDSGSGSGGDTGDSDSGSGGDTGDSGSGSGGDTGDSDSGSGDDTGDSDSGSGDDTTSTEPNRYNADFNTAEQGYGEQGYGGATSA, encoded by the coding sequence ATGACACTCGAGGAGTGGATGCGACAGAAAGAGTCCCTGGAAAGCGACCGTACCGCAAGCGAGAAGCAGAGGCAGTCGGAGGATAGACCGGCTGTCTATACCGTCTCTGAAGCACTCATGTCCTCGTTCGACCGCATCTGCGAGGGTCTACCGCTGACCGTCGGCCAGACGAGCCACTCCGGCCTCCAGGCAGAGTATATCGGTGTCATCAGGCGGGTCGACGAGTCCCTCGACAGGGTCATTACGGCGGCAGATATCGAGCGGGAGACGCAGTACAACATCGCGCACATCACCGAGACGTTCGGGGGCTGGCACGCGGCGCTCGAGGCGGCCGGTATCGAGATTGAGTCACAGGTCCGCCTGGAGATTGCCCGTCTCTATCGGGAACTCGGTCATCCGCCATCACCAGCTGAGATGAACGAACACGGCTATCTCAGTTCGACGATGGTTGCGAACACGTTCGATTCCTACGACCAGGCGGTCGAACAGGTCGTCTCCACGTCGGACCCGACCCCGTACCGGGACGGTCTCGCGAGTCACACCGCTCGAATCGTTCCGGCCGGGACGCTACTTGCTGACTACACCGACCGGCTCCCGGCCCCTGCCGCCGTCACCGAACGTACCGGGACCGCACTACGACGGACACGTGATTCGAGTACACGGGTGATAGAGACGGTCGCGACCCGTGTCAGCGAGATCGACTCTCCGTCAGCACTCTCCGGCGCCGCGTTGCTACCGGATGCACCGACGCGGTCGGTCCAGACCGTGCTCCCGGATACGGGCGAGTCGTTCGGCCGCCTCCGTGAGACGGCAACGGACGTCAGTCAGGAGCGACGGGACTTCCTCAAATATGCGGGGCTCTCGGTCACCATCGCGGCGGGCACCAGTTCCAGTGACGTGCTGTTCGGTTCGGACAGCGACCCGGAGTACGCCCTGTCGTTTGGCTACGGTGGTATCCCGCTCGGGTCGAGCGGCCAATCCGACGGTGACAGTCAAGCGGGCGCCCCGGCGCCACAGCCGACCACGACCGCGGAACAGACCCAGACCCCGGCCGACACGCAGACGCCGGTCACGGAACGGACTCCGACGCCGACTGCAACGACGACTCCCACGCCCGACGATTCGACCGCCGGCGATAACTCTACGGGCTCAGACAGCGGGACAACCTCCGGTACGAGCGACACAGATACCACAACTGATTCGGACACTTCGACATCGTCCGGGTCAACTGACTCGGGTTCAGGAAGCGGGGGCGACACGGGTGACTCGGATTCAGGAAGCGGGGGCGACACGGGTGACTCGGGTTCAGGAAGCGGGGGCGACACGGGTGACTCTGATTCAGGAAGCGGTGACGACACGGGCGACTCTGATTCAGGAAGCGGTGACGACACGACCAGCACCGAACCGAACCGATATAACGCGGATTTCAACACTGCCGAACAGGGGTACGGTGAGCAGGGATACGGCGGTGCCACGTCGGCCTGA
- a CDS encoding metal-dependent hydrolase, which produces MRPPEHLAFALIPLIGYTLVRYRRPPTGYAMLYVVLATQLPDLIDKPLAWTFGIIPSGRMLAHSIVLSGPLLCLGYLLALRRGRGRPAAVFSLAYLSHLVGDFYPILTQGTDYYFFPNLFWPLLEANPDHTPSFAAHFSGDLSSLLVPLVMFSLVMCYIVGDILWRSGTKRADLPSPPL; this is translated from the coding sequence ATGCGGCCCCCAGAACATCTGGCCTTTGCCCTCATTCCACTCATTGGCTACACGCTCGTTCGGTATCGGCGGCCACCGACGGGATACGCGATGCTGTACGTGGTGTTGGCGACGCAGTTACCCGACCTCATCGACAAGCCGCTGGCGTGGACGTTCGGCATCATCCCAAGCGGGCGGATGCTGGCACACTCGATCGTGCTGAGCGGGCCACTCCTCTGTCTCGGGTATCTGCTGGCACTACGTCGTGGCAGGGGTCGCCCAGCGGCGGTGTTCAGCCTCGCCTATCTCTCCCATCTGGTCGGTGATTTCTATCCGATTCTCACGCAGGGAACGGACTACTATTTCTTTCCCAATTTGTTCTGGCCCCTGCTGGAAGCGAATCCAGACCATACCCCGTCTTTCGCCGCCCACTTCTCGGGTGACCTGTCCTCGTTGCTCGTGCCACTTGTAATGTTCTCGCTGGTGATGTGCTATATTGTCGGGGATATTCTGTGGCGGTCCGGAACGAAGCGAGCTGATTTGCCGTCGCCACCGCTGTGA
- a CDS encoding NAD-dependent epimerase/dehydratase family protein, with the protein MDLQNKRLLITGGAGLIGSALASQLAGDNEIRIVDDLSNGIPDSVPESVDLVEGDITDEAVVADVVTEDLDAVFHLAADKYVNTDRPREQMEVNETMTYNLLERMDEVGVDNILFTSSSTVYGEAPRPTPEDYAPLEPISVYGVTKLAEEGLLSVYAHSHDFTVWNFRFANIVGPRYGAGVIPDFVYKLQEDPESLTILGDGRQEKSYMHVDECVDAMCHVIEHAQGSMNTFNLGTRTTTSVTRIADIVADEMGIDPEYEYTGGDRGWTGDVPKMRLSIEKLAGLGWEPSLSSDEAVRQGVRDVLDEPQNEPHLSV; encoded by the coding sequence ATGGACCTGCAGAACAAGCGACTCCTCATCACCGGCGGTGCCGGCCTCATCGGGTCGGCCCTCGCATCGCAGCTGGCCGGGGACAACGAGATACGCATCGTAGACGACCTTTCGAACGGAATCCCCGACTCGGTTCCGGAGAGCGTCGACCTCGTCGAGGGCGACATCACCGACGAAGCGGTCGTCGCCGATGTCGTGACCGAGGATCTGGACGCCGTCTTCCATCTCGCCGCGGACAAGTACGTCAACACCGACCGCCCGCGCGAACAGATGGAGGTCAACGAGACGATGACGTACAACCTCCTCGAACGGATGGACGAGGTCGGCGTCGACAACATCCTCTTTACCTCCTCCTCGACGGTGTACGGTGAAGCGCCGCGGCCGACGCCGGAGGACTACGCTCCGCTCGAGCCAATTAGCGTCTACGGCGTCACCAAACTCGCCGAAGAGGGGCTGCTATCGGTGTACGCGCACAGTCACGATTTCACGGTGTGGAACTTCCGGTTTGCCAATATCGTCGGCCCACGATACGGGGCCGGTGTCATCCCGGATTTCGTCTACAAGCTCCAGGAGGACCCGGAATCACTGACGATTCTCGGCGACGGCCGCCAGGAGAAGTCGTACATGCACGTCGACGAGTGCGTCGACGCGATGTGTCACGTGATAGAGCACGCCCAGGGCAGCATGAACACGTTCAACCTCGGGACGCGGACGACGACGTCGGTGACGCGAATCGCCGACATCGTCGCCGACGAGATGGGTATCGACCCCGAGTACGAGTACACCGGTGGTGACAGGGGCTGGACCGGCGACGTCCCGAAGATGCGTCTCTCCATCGAGAAACTGGCCGGACTCGGGTGGGAACCGTCGCTGTCGAGCGACGAAGCGGTCCGACAGGGTGTTCGCGACGTGCTCGACGAACCGCAGAACGAACCGCACCTATCTGTCTGA
- a CDS encoding class I SAM-dependent methyltransferase — translation MGNSARFHPWIARLYDYINVYFEHRQAPAHREYLAREVSGTVVEIGAGTGTMLPYLERESAGVAEYCAVEPDPGMREQLARRLRDVAFDGDVVAARAEQLPFADDSADAVLASCVFCSIHDIDGALAEIARVLAPDGEFRFFEHVRSPGLVGRSQDLLTPLWRRAGGNCHLNREFLPRVSDHPALALTEAETHTAGHYPIREFARGRASPEPVAGRTAPSTTAAVSDR, via the coding sequence ATGGGGAACTCAGCCCGGTTCCACCCCTGGATAGCCAGGCTATACGACTACATCAACGTCTACTTCGAGCACCGGCAGGCGCCGGCCCACCGGGAGTACCTGGCGAGGGAGGTCTCGGGGACGGTGGTCGAAATCGGCGCCGGAACCGGGACGATGCTCCCGTATCTGGAGCGGGAGTCCGCAGGCGTGGCGGAGTACTGCGCAGTGGAGCCGGACCCCGGGATGCGCGAGCAGCTGGCCCGGCGACTACGCGACGTCGCGTTCGACGGCGACGTGGTCGCGGCGCGGGCCGAGCAGCTCCCGTTCGCGGACGACAGCGCTGACGCGGTGCTCGCCAGTTGCGTGTTCTGTTCGATTCACGATATCGACGGCGCGCTCGCGGAAATAGCTCGCGTCCTGGCTCCCGACGGGGAGTTCCGGTTCTTCGAGCACGTCCGCTCGCCCGGCCTCGTCGGCCGGTCACAGGACCTCCTGACCCCGCTGTGGCGCCGTGCCGGCGGCAACTGCCATCTGAATCGGGAGTTCCTGCCCCGGGTGAGCGACCATCCCGCGCTGGCACTCACAGAGGCAGAGACCCACACCGCGGGCCACTATCCGATACGGGAGTTCGCCCGCGGTCGGGCGAGCCCAGAACCGGTCGCCGGCCGGACCGCCCCGTCGACGACTGCCGCGGTTTCAGACAGATAG
- a CDS encoding cupin domain-containing protein: MTSWSAVARSGDSVECRPAGQTIRFLETGEETDGEYVRVEITLEPRSTRSHAVKHVHPKQTETIAVQSGAMAIEKNGNRATLYPGEDVTFEPGDAHAFWNAGDEALTIEVTLSPAMQTDLFMRFAFGLSQVGKTTRSGIPLNPLRLGLLMDAFEGHLYLAGLPIPIQRFGATVLAPLARAAGYSLDLDEGYSRG, encoded by the coding sequence ATGACATCGTGGTCCGCCGTGGCCCGTTCGGGCGACAGCGTCGAGTGTCGGCCAGCCGGACAGACGATCCGGTTTCTGGAGACAGGCGAGGAGACGGACGGTGAGTACGTCCGCGTCGAGATAACCTTAGAGCCCCGCTCGACGCGGAGCCACGCGGTCAAACACGTCCATCCGAAACAGACCGAGACCATCGCCGTCCAGTCGGGGGCGATGGCAATCGAGAAGAACGGCAACCGCGCGACGCTGTACCCCGGCGAGGACGTGACGTTCGAACCCGGCGACGCGCACGCGTTCTGGAACGCCGGCGACGAGGCACTCACTATCGAGGTCACGCTATCGCCGGCGATGCAGACCGACCTGTTCATGCGCTTTGCCTTCGGCCTCTCGCAGGTCGGGAAGACCACGCGCTCGGGGATTCCGCTCAACCCGCTCCGCCTGGGCCTCCTCATGGACGCCTTCGAGGGACATCTCTACCTCGCCGGCCTCCCGATTCCGATACAGCGCTTCGGCGCTACGGTGCTTGCGCCGCTGGCTCGGGCCGCGGGCTACTCGCTCGACCTCGACGAGGGGTACTCGCGAGGGTGA
- a CDS encoding HAD family hydrolase: MEQYDRLYRLYETVDTETVRAYQELVDLFPALRSTVGLEQWERARTELDERKAAIAEQFPDPYAEIAAHLTREEAFTALDLYAKYDRTVNVLVLDVDETLRSAGDTDNEIPRSTLHLLTEFHERGVPIVVCTGQTLENVKGFMIQGLGNDVVSSGALSVVYETGNAAFTPNHGADTKRLLYEGLDPVIVETFDDVRGRVLSDAPDSVRRGCHLQGNEFNVTIKPNAEVGSDDAVTVIDEAVRYFCGLVGEALAGAVDTDVAEPELLARTYFAKDPEIAAVFDDGDLAYDADLDGAPSRYTDALERIDVGYYEGDAAELVSLELDKPTGVRAALDVLGIEDPFALSMGDSKSDLRVMEWLADTDSGIAAAPEHASQGVLDHVNDRDELVYTAGEASSVLKIVYGMELLAGVEAA, from the coding sequence ATGGAACAGTACGACCGCCTCTACCGACTGTACGAGACGGTGGACACGGAGACGGTACGGGCCTATCAGGAACTCGTCGACCTCTTTCCGGCGCTGCGGTCGACTGTCGGACTGGAACAGTGGGAGCGCGCCCGGACGGAGTTAGACGAGCGGAAGGCGGCCATCGCCGAGCAGTTCCCCGACCCCTACGCCGAAATCGCCGCCCACCTGACACGTGAGGAGGCCTTTACCGCGCTGGACCTCTACGCGAAGTACGACCGGACGGTGAACGTCCTCGTGCTGGACGTCGACGAGACGCTTCGGTCGGCCGGCGACACCGACAACGAGATTCCCCGGTCGACGCTCCACCTGCTGACGGAGTTCCACGAGCGCGGGGTTCCTATCGTCGTCTGTACCGGCCAGACCTTAGAGAACGTCAAGGGGTTCATGATACAGGGGCTGGGCAACGACGTGGTCTCCTCAGGCGCGCTGAGCGTCGTCTACGAGACGGGCAACGCCGCGTTCACGCCGAACCACGGCGCCGACACCAAGCGGCTGCTGTACGAGGGGCTGGATCCGGTCATCGTCGAGACGTTCGACGACGTTCGGGGCCGCGTTCTCTCGGACGCCCCGGACAGCGTCCGGCGGGGCTGTCACCTGCAGGGCAACGAGTTCAACGTCACCATCAAACCCAACGCCGAGGTCGGCAGCGACGACGCCGTCACGGTCATCGACGAGGCCGTCCGCTACTTCTGTGGACTCGTCGGCGAGGCGCTGGCCGGCGCCGTCGACACCGACGTGGCCGAGCCCGAACTGCTCGCTCGCACCTATTTCGCGAAAGACCCCGAAATCGCGGCGGTGTTCGACGACGGCGACCTCGCGTACGACGCCGACCTCGACGGGGCGCCCTCCCGGTACACCGACGCCTTAGAACGCATCGACGTGGGGTACTACGAGGGCGACGCCGCCGAACTGGTCAGTCTCGAACTGGACAAACCAACCGGTGTCAGGGCGGCACTGGACGTGCTTGGCATCGAGGACCCCTTCGCGCTTTCGATGGGCGACTCCAAGAGCGACCTGCGAGTGATGGAGTGGCTCGCCGACACCGACAGCGGCATCGCCGCGGCTCCGGAACACGCCTCCCAGGGCGTGCTCGACCACGTCAACGACCGTGACGAGCTGGTGTATACGGCCGGCGAGGCCAGCTCCGTCCTCAAGATAGTCTACGGGATGGAGCTCCTGGCAGGGGTCGAGGCAGCGTAA
- the mutL gene encoding DNA mismatch repair endonuclease MutL gives MGETPGDIQQLDERTVERIAAGEVVERPASVVKELVENAIDADAGRVTVSVADGGREGIRVTDDGVGMDREAVERAVEQHTTSKIRDIEDLEGGVGTLGFRGEALHAIGAVSRLTITTRPRGGEAGTELVVEGGEVTAVSPAGCPEGTTIEIEDLFYNVPARRKYLKQASTEFAHVNTIVTSYALANPGVAVSLEHDGRETFATTGQGDLRETVMSVYGREVAESMIRVDGEDLPDGPLSGVTGLVSHPETTRAGREYLSTYVNGRYVRAKTAHDAVVDAYGTQIAPDRYPFAVLFMDVPAGDVDVNVHPRKMEVRFVDDEGVHEQVRTAVEDALMEEGLLRSTAPRGRSQPEQTEITPERTTDSSTSNDERDHATGRDAPVDGMPSESTPDERPAEAAETASTSAASADSTVTADTTVSSRTADESTGASETNFGGQSTSTDSTASETASSASASPASESTAPTDPDRKFAGGHDQTHLGDAPETRHDTLPAMRILGQLHDTYVVAETDDGLVLIDQHAADERVNYERLKAEFEGETTTQALAEPVELELTAREAAVFADRSDALASLGFHTARTGERTVEVRTLPGVIADAAGPDIVRDVLSAFVGGESEAATTVEAAADELLGDLACYPSVTGNTSLTEGSVRDLLAALDDCDNPYACPHGRPTVIEVDFDELEDRFERDYPGHSGRRD, from the coding sequence ATGGGGGAGACGCCAGGAGATATCCAGCAACTCGACGAGCGAACCGTCGAGCGTATCGCCGCCGGCGAGGTCGTCGAGCGGCCGGCCTCTGTCGTGAAGGAACTGGTCGAGAACGCCATCGACGCCGACGCCGGGAGGGTCACGGTCAGCGTCGCGGACGGCGGCCGCGAGGGGATTCGCGTCACCGACGACGGCGTCGGGATGGACCGCGAGGCCGTCGAGCGCGCCGTCGAGCAACACACCACCTCCAAGATTCGTGATATCGAGGACCTGGAGGGCGGCGTCGGGACGCTTGGCTTTCGCGGTGAGGCGCTGCACGCCATCGGCGCGGTGTCCAGACTGACTATCACCACGCGCCCGCGCGGGGGCGAGGCGGGGACCGAACTCGTCGTCGAGGGCGGCGAGGTCACCGCCGTGAGTCCGGCCGGCTGTCCCGAAGGGACGACCATCGAAATCGAGGACCTGTTCTACAACGTCCCCGCCCGCCGGAAGTACCTCAAGCAGGCCTCGACGGAGTTCGCCCACGTCAACACCATCGTCACGAGCTACGCGCTGGCGAACCCAGGCGTCGCCGTCTCGCTCGAACACGACGGTCGGGAGACGTTCGCCACGACTGGTCAGGGGGACCTGCGCGAGACCGTGATGTCCGTCTATGGGCGGGAAGTCGCTGAGAGCATGATACGAGTAGACGGCGAGGACCTCCCGGACGGCCCGCTTTCCGGCGTCACCGGGCTGGTCTCTCACCCTGAAACCACTCGGGCGGGGCGAGAGTACCTCTCGACGTACGTCAACGGCCGCTACGTCCGGGCCAAGACCGCCCACGACGCCGTCGTCGACGCCTACGGCACCCAGATTGCGCCGGACCGCTACCCCTTCGCCGTCCTGTTCATGGACGTGCCCGCCGGCGACGTCGACGTGAACGTCCACCCCCGGAAGATGGAGGTCCGCTTTGTCGACGACGAGGGCGTCCACGAGCAGGTCCGCACCGCCGTCGAGGACGCACTCATGGAGGAGGGGCTGCTCCGTTCGACGGCCCCGCGGGGCCGGTCCCAGCCCGAGCAGACCGAGATTACGCCCGAGCGGACGACCGATTCGAGTACGAGTAACGACGAGCGCGACCACGCGACCGGACGCGACGCGCCGGTGGACGGGATGCCGTCCGAGTCCACGCCCGACGAGCGCCCGGCAGAAGCCGCTGAGACGGCGTCGACGTCCGCGGCGTCTGCCGACTCGACCGTGACCGCCGACACCACGGTTTCGAGTCGAACTGCCGACGAGTCGACCGGGGCCTCCGAGACGAATTTCGGCGGCCAGTCCACGTCGACGGATTCGACGGCGAGTGAGACAGCGTCATCCGCGTCGGCGTCGCCCGCGAGCGAATCTACCGCGCCGACCGACCCGGACCGCAAGTTTGCCGGCGGCCACGACCAGACCCACCTGGGCGATGCTCCCGAGACGCGCCACGACACGCTGCCCGCGATGCGGATACTCGGCCAGCTACACGACACCTACGTCGTCGCCGAAACCGACGACGGGCTCGTCCTGATAGACCAGCACGCAGCCGACGAGCGGGTCAACTACGAGCGCCTCAAGGCGGAGTTCGAAGGCGAGACGACGACCCAGGCGCTGGCCGAGCCGGTCGAACTGGAGCTTACAGCCAGAGAAGCTGCCGTCTTCGCCGACCGCAGCGACGCGCTTGCGAGCCTGGGCTTTCACACCGCCCGGACCGGCGAGCGAACCGTCGAGGTGCGAACGCTGCCGGGCGTCATCGCCGACGCCGCCGGTCCGGACATCGTCCGCGACGTGTTGAGTGCCTTCGTCGGCGGGGAGAGCGAGGCCGCCACGACGGTCGAAGCGGCCGCCGACGAACTGCTGGGTGACCTGGCCTGCTACCCCTCGGTCACCGGCAACACCTCGCTGACGGAGGGGTCGGTCCGGGACTTGCTCGCGGCGCTTGACGACTGTGACAACCCCTACGCCTGTCCCCACGGCCGGCCGACCGTCATCGAGGTCGATTTCGACGAACTGGAGGACCGGTTCGAGCGGGACTACCCTGGACATTCGGGCCGGCGGGACTGA
- a CDS encoding glycosyltransferase family 2 protein, protein MKTERLSLTGVGAVFLLTAVATVLPSLAPAGVDWGQLFDYLLWGTTVLFTGTALVWVVLTYVVGRGYEEPAPVHGGDDIQVRILTVDAAAVVQQTVDSLPTELDDVHVIAEADIDVAGATVHVVPDGFDCDAVRKGRAIEWARQTLGCDREYVLYLDEDSIVDSFDGLPDADIVQLREQPRRTGSVWTYLADVYRMGVQVEQRAFARLSIPLFAWGGGIAVRSDLEDEVTWDRETLVEDTAFVWAAAKQFDIDFELATATCRNEAPPSLTEILQQRRRWAAGNVEASTDLPLGYQLLTRVRNYAWALSPVVTLVVVPLSVLGVGVGGSGLFALTSLLLGALTLFWYLRGVCYYGREKRLWAVAVPLAPLITVVHSMGTVVGILAPPTEFRVTEKVG, encoded by the coding sequence ATGAAGACCGAACGACTGAGTCTGACCGGGGTCGGCGCGGTGTTCCTGCTCACAGCGGTGGCGACAGTGCTTCCGTCGCTGGCTCCCGCGGGCGTCGACTGGGGACAGCTGTTCGACTACCTGCTGTGGGGAACCACGGTGCTGTTCACCGGGACCGCACTCGTCTGGGTCGTCCTGACCTACGTCGTCGGGCGGGGCTACGAGGAACCAGCGCCGGTCCACGGCGGCGACGACATCCAGGTCCGTATCCTGACCGTCGACGCCGCCGCGGTCGTCCAGCAGACCGTCGACTCGCTGCCCACCGAACTCGACGACGTCCACGTTATCGCGGAGGCAGATATCGACGTGGCCGGCGCGACGGTCCACGTCGTCCCCGATGGGTTCGACTGCGACGCGGTCCGGAAGGGCCGAGCCATCGAGTGGGCCCGACAGACGCTCGGGTGTGACCGCGAGTACGTGCTCTACCTGGACGAGGACAGCATCGTCGATTCCTTCGACGGGCTGCCCGACGCCGATATCGTCCAGTTGCGCGAACAGCCCCGCCGAACCGGGTCGGTGTGGACCTATCTGGCCGACGTCTATCGGATGGGTGTCCAGGTCGAACAGCGCGCCTTTGCCCGCCTCTCTATCCCGCTGTTCGCGTGGGGTGGCGGTATCGCCGTCCGAAGCGACCTCGAGGACGAGGTCACCTGGGACCGTGAGACCCTCGTCGAGGACACTGCCTTCGTCTGGGCAGCCGCAAAGCAGTTCGACATCGACTTCGAACTGGCGACGGCGACCTGCCGGAACGAGGCCCCGCCGTCGCTGACCGAGATTCTCCAGCAGCGCCGCCGCTGGGCGGCCGGCAACGTCGAAGCGTCGACGGACCTCCCGCTGGGGTACCAGCTGTTGACCCGCGTGCGAAACTACGCGTGGGCGCTCTCGCCGGTGGTGACGCTGGTGGTTGTCCCGCTGTCGGTGCTGGGCGTCGGCGTCGGTGGCAGCGGCCTCTTTGCGCTCACCTCACTGCTGCTCGGGGCGCTGACGCTGTTCTGGTATCTCCGCGGCGTGTGCTACTACGGCCGCGAGAAGCGTCTGTGGGCCGTTGCGGTGCCGCTGGCCCCGCTCATCACCGTCGTCCATTCGATGGGGACCGTCGTCGGCATCCTCGCGCCGCCCACGGAGTTTCGCGTCACCGAGAAGGTCGGCTGA
- a CDS encoding carbohydrate kinase family protein, with protein MSIVSFGDTALRFATREGERFETAREVGLHVDGISSNAAAVASRLGAEAVWLSKLADTPLGRRAVAELHEHGLETEVTWTGPEDGRHGLKFHESGTPPREPRLFQDRADTALATVSPGDFPVGRVQEADAVFTTGSMAALSDGAAETAGALLRSAPGLRAMDLDFYPGIWGAETAHDTLADLFDPVELLFAREEGAQAVFDRTGSPRELVHTIASDYDFSHVILTRSEYGVVGYHDGVLHEQDAFETEGANSAGQHAALVGAVLQQLTDGASTDTALSHGAAAAALARTMTGPLPPIEPADVEALVQSASGGR; from the coding sequence ATGTCTATCGTTTCGTTCGGTGATACGGCGCTTCGCTTCGCAACGCGGGAGGGCGAACGGTTCGAGACTGCCCGCGAGGTGGGGCTCCACGTCGACGGGATATCCAGCAACGCGGCGGCCGTCGCCAGCCGGCTGGGCGCCGAGGCTGTCTGGCTCTCGAAGCTCGCCGACACGCCGCTGGGGCGCCGTGCCGTCGCCGAGCTCCACGAACACGGACTCGAGACAGAGGTGACCTGGACTGGCCCCGAGGACGGCCGGCACGGGCTGAAGTTCCACGAGAGCGGCACCCCGCCCCGCGAGCCGCGCCTCTTCCAGGACCGGGCCGACACCGCACTGGCGACCGTGTCACCGGGCGACTTCCCGGTCGGTCGCGTCCAGGAGGCCGACGCGGTCTTCACGACGGGGTCGATGGCGGCGCTGTCCGACGGGGCCGCCGAGACCGCCGGCGCCCTGCTGCGTTCGGCCCCCGGACTGCGGGCGATGGACCTGGATTTCTATCCCGGTATCTGGGGCGCAGAGACGGCCCACGACACCCTCGCGGACCTCTTCGACCCGGTCGAACTGCTGTTCGCCAGGGAGGAGGGGGCCCAGGCTGTCTTCGACCGGACGGGGTCACCCCGCGAACTGGTCCACACCATCGCCAGCGACTACGATTTCTCTCACGTCATCCTCACCCGGAGCGAGTACGGCGTCGTCGGCTACCACGACGGCGTCCTCCACGAACAGGACGCCTTCGAGACCGAGGGGGCCAACAGCGCCGGCCAGCACGCCGCGCTGGTCGGTGCCGTCCTCCAGCAGCTCACCGACGGGGCCTCTACCGACACTGCGCTGTCCCACGGGGCAGCGGCCGCGGCACTGGCACGGACGATGACCGGGCCACTCCCCCCCATCGAACCGGCCGACGTCGAGGCGCTCGTCCAGTCGGCGTCGGGCGGTCGGTAA